Proteins found in one Geomonas subterranea genomic segment:
- the yrfG gene encoding GMP/IMP nucleotidase produces the protein MPLPPLHVDWNLIDTVHLDMDGTLLDRHFDDHFWLEHVPRRYAEKNGISEDAAQEKLHRMFRSQEQTLNWTDLDYWSAQLGLDIPVLKEEVNHLIAVHPFVIEFLLFLRQHGKKIYLVTNAHSKTLNLKLRLTRIGSYFDGIISAHDLGLPKEDPLFWGKLQRKVFYDPERTMLGEDSETNLETARRFGIRYLIHVGRFSSVTTPAHSENFHSIHYFSELIPRDGGMSVELAPTPGA, from the coding sequence ATGCCCCTCCCCCCCCTGCACGTAGACTGGAACCTCATCGATACCGTCCATCTCGACATGGACGGCACCCTGCTCGACCGGCACTTCGACGACCACTTCTGGCTGGAGCATGTCCCCCGGCGCTACGCCGAGAAGAACGGCATCAGCGAAGACGCCGCGCAGGAGAAGCTGCACCGCATGTTCCGGTCCCAGGAGCAGACCCTCAACTGGACCGACCTGGACTACTGGTCGGCACAGCTCGGCCTCGACATCCCGGTACTCAAGGAAGAGGTGAACCACCTGATCGCGGTGCACCCCTTCGTGATCGAGTTCCTTCTCTTTTTGCGCCAGCATGGCAAGAAGATCTACCTGGTCACCAACGCCCACAGCAAGACCCTGAACCTCAAGCTGCGCCTGACCAGGATAGGGAGCTACTTCGACGGGATTATTTCAGCCCACGACCTGGGGCTGCCTAAGGAGGACCCCCTTTTCTGGGGGAAGCTGCAGCGGAAGGTGTTCTATGATCCGGAGCGGACCATGCTGGGAGAGGACAGCGAGACCAACCTGGAGACCGCGCGCCGCTTCGGCATCCGCTACCTGATCCACGTCGGACGCTTCAGCTCGGTAACGACGCCGGCCCATTCTGAAAATTTCCACTCCATCCACTATTTCAGCGAACTGATCCCGCGCGACGGCGGCATGAGCGTCGAGCTCGCACCTACCCCCGGGGCTTGA